The proteins below are encoded in one region of Vibrio sp. ED004:
- the rlmE gene encoding 23S rRNA (uridine(2552)-2'-O)-methyltransferase RlmE yields MSKQKHSASSGRWLKEHFDDKYANEARKKGYRSRAYFKMEEIQTKDKLLSPGMTIVDLGAAPGGWSQYAAKIVGDNGQIIACDLLPMDPIAGVSFLQGDFREDAVLEALLERIQPNMVDVVMSDMAPNIAGNNSVDQPRAMYLVELALDMCRQVLATNGSFVVKVFQGEGFDQYVKDVREMFKTVKVRKPDSSRARSREVFIVATGYKG; encoded by the coding sequence ATGAGCAAACAGAAACACTCGGCCAGTTCAGGCCGTTGGTTGAAGGAACACTTCGACGACAAGTACGCAAACGAAGCAAGAAAGAAAGGCTATCGTTCACGTGCTTATTTCAAAATGGAAGAGATTCAAACGAAAGATAAATTGCTGTCTCCTGGGATGACCATTGTGGATTTAGGTGCAGCGCCTGGCGGTTGGTCTCAATATGCTGCTAAGATTGTTGGAGACAACGGACAAATCATTGCGTGTGACTTGTTACCAATGGATCCGATTGCTGGCGTTAGCTTCTTACAAGGCGATTTTCGTGAAGACGCTGTGCTAGAAGCTCTATTGGAACGTATACAACCAAATATGGTTGATGTAGTGATGTCAGATATGGCGCCTAATATAGCAGGCAACAATTCTGTAGATCAGCCAAGAGCTATGTATTTAGTTGAATTAGCTTTGGATATGTGTCGACAAGTTCTAGCTACCAATGGTAGTTTTGTTGTAAAAGTATTCCAAGGCGAAGGCTTTGACCAATATGTTAAAGACGTCCGTGAGATGTTTAAAACAGTCAAAGTTAGAAAACCCGACTCTTCTCGTGCTCGATCTCGTGAAGTGTTCATCGTAGCCACTGGTTACAAAGGTTAA
- the yhbY gene encoding ribosome assembly RNA-binding protein YhbY, with the protein MNLSTKQKQHLKGLAHSLKPVVLMGANGLTEAVLAEIELALDHHELIKIKVASEDRETKQLIIDAIVRETKAEKVQTIGKVLVLFRQSEARKIEIPRK; encoded by the coding sequence ATGAACCTAAGTACCAAACAAAAGCAGCATCTAAAGGGCCTAGCTCACAGTTTAAAACCTGTTGTGCTAATGGGCGCAAATGGACTTACTGAAGCTGTTCTAGCGGAAATCGAATTAGCTCTAGACCACCACGAACTGATCAAGATTAAAGTTGCATCAGAAGACCGTGAGACTAAGCAACTGATTATCGATGCAATTGTACGTGAAACTAAAGCTGAGAAAGTACAGACTATCGGTAAAGTTCTAGTACTGTTCCGTCAGTCAGAAGCACGTAAAATCGAGATTCCACGTAAATAA
- the greA gene encoding transcription elongation factor GreA produces the protein MEKVPMTVRGAQQLRDELDRLLKLRPIISAAIGEARELGDLKENAEYHAAREEQGICEAQIRDIEYKLSLAQIIDVTQMDNTGKIIFGTTVTLIDVDTDEEFRYQIVSEDEADIKTGRISVKSPIARGLIGKMEGDEVMISTPGGDKDFEIDKVEYI, from the coding sequence ATGGAAAAGGTTCCAATGACAGTACGTGGCGCTCAGCAGCTACGTGATGAATTAGATCGCCTACTTAAGCTGCGCCCTATTATTTCAGCAGCTATTGGTGAAGCACGTGAACTGGGTGACTTGAAAGAGAACGCAGAATACCACGCGGCTCGTGAAGAGCAGGGTATCTGTGAAGCTCAAATTCGAGATATCGAATACAAGCTATCACTTGCTCAGATCATCGATGTAACTCAGATGGATAACACCGGTAAGATTATCTTCGGTACGACTGTGACTTTGATTGATGTGGATACGGATGAAGAATTCCGCTACCAAATCGTTTCTGAAGATGAAGCTGACATCAAGACTGGCCGTATTTCTGTGAAATCACCAATTGCTCGCGGTCTTATCGGTAAGATGGAAGGCGACGAAGTAATGATCTCTACCCCTGGTGGCGATAAAGACTTCGAGATTGACAAAGTAGAATATATCTAA
- a CDS encoding porin, with protein MNNKTLIALAVAATVSAGANAANVYSQDGTELNVGGRAEFRGDFIGNGGEEIEGTMANNSRFRLNVGGTTEINESLSGFGFYEAEQTVNSSSDNDANDTFKQRYMFAGLQGEFGAVSFGRQDTAAVQISQMSDVTTFTGAQKEFISAGNEQINNTILYTGEFDALTVKASLVAGEEKDTDAYGVSGIYTLPMGLGFGLGYSAGDNGEGEGSGDAIIAGVNYTLDSLYLAGTYTTGEADDKDKSDFNGMEFSAVYGFGNGFSLMGAYQKTDLKVNGTKEDQSDFFEITGDYAFNKNLNAYVAYQLNNLDSQYSQVGNKKIEGEDTMRLGLKYAF; from the coding sequence ATGAATAACAAGACTCTGATCGCTCTAGCAGTAGCAGCAACAGTATCAGCTGGCGCAAATGCAGCTAACGTATACAGCCAAGATGGCACAGAACTAAACGTTGGTGGTCGCGCGGAATTCCGTGGTGATTTCATTGGTAACGGTGGTGAAGAAATCGAAGGCACTATGGCTAACAACAGCCGTTTCCGTCTTAACGTTGGTGGTACTACAGAAATCAACGAATCACTAAGCGGCTTTGGTTTCTACGAAGCAGAACAAACAGTAAACTCTTCTAGCGACAATGACGCTAACGATACTTTCAAACAGCGTTACATGTTTGCAGGTCTTCAAGGTGAGTTCGGTGCCGTTTCTTTCGGTCGCCAAGATACAGCAGCAGTACAAATCTCTCAAATGTCTGACGTAACGACATTTACTGGTGCTCAAAAAGAATTCATCAGCGCTGGTAACGAGCAAATCAACAACACAATCCTTTACACTGGCGAATTTGACGCTCTAACAGTGAAAGCAAGTTTAGTTGCTGGTGAAGAAAAAGATACTGATGCTTATGGTGTTTCTGGTATCTACACTCTACCTATGGGTCTAGGCTTCGGTCTTGGCTACTCTGCTGGCGACAATGGTGAAGGGGAAGGTTCTGGCGACGCTATCATCGCAGGTGTGAACTATACTCTTGATTCTCTATACCTAGCGGGTACATACACTACTGGTGAAGCAGATGATAAAGACAAGTCAGACTTCAACGGTATGGAATTTTCTGCAGTATACGGCTTTGGTAACGGCTTCTCTCTAATGGGTGCTTACCAAAAAACAGATCTTAAAGTTAATGGTACTAAAGAAGACCAAAGCGATTTCTTCGAAATTACTGGTGACTATGCATTCAACAAAAATCTTAATGCTTACGTTGCTTACCAGTTAAACAACCTAGATAGCCAATACTCTCAGGTTGGTAACAAGAAAATCGAAGGCGAAGATACGATGCGTCTAGGCCTAAAATACGCATTCTAA
- the dacB gene encoding serine-type D-Ala-D-Ala carboxypeptidase, translated as MFKFYLLTASLISCSALAYAPLDKLPDGSSTSLILESLSGSSNKMNTNSDGFYPPASTLKLVTALAAKLELGNDFHYTTSITRSNKDVVISFSGDPTLQREDLKSLLAQYAKSQSRTINGNLYLDNSAYTGYQRAVGWPWDILGVCYSAPSSAMTLDSNCAQASIYTKDNGATRVYIPAHYPIDVTTTAATVTRSGQKATQCDLELITTPDNAYKLSGCLVERKKPLPLKFAIQNPELYTYQVVSSLLKELKIQVKGDVILGKKETADRTTLVASHHSEKLPELLDTMLKKSDNLIADNLTKTLGATFYVQPGSFNNGTEAIKQILLTKANIDLSKAQLVDGSGLSRNNRMRSQTMAQVLRYIWENDQQLNLIDAMPTSGIDGTLKYRQSMRKAPIQGNIIAKSGSLYGSYNMAGFGLDKSGNPNSIFVQFVRDYFPEKPDPDKPVEAPITQFERAFYKDVVEFSQTQSKSK; from the coding sequence ATGTTCAAGTTTTATCTACTTACAGCGTCCCTTATATCTTGCTCAGCACTCGCATACGCCCCTCTAGACAAACTGCCCGATGGTAGTAGCACAAGCTTAATCTTAGAGTCATTAAGTGGCAGTTCAAACAAAATGAATACCAACAGTGATGGCTTTTATCCACCAGCCAGCACTTTAAAACTGGTTACAGCTTTAGCGGCTAAATTGGAGTTGGGAAATGACTTTCACTATACAACCAGCATTACCCGTTCCAATAAGGATGTTGTGATCTCATTCAGCGGTGACCCAACACTACAGCGAGAAGATCTAAAAAGCCTTTTAGCTCAATACGCTAAGTCGCAATCTAGAACCATTAATGGCAACTTATACCTCGATAACTCGGCTTATACGGGCTATCAACGTGCCGTTGGTTGGCCTTGGGACATTCTAGGCGTTTGTTACAGCGCGCCTTCTAGCGCGATGACATTAGACAGCAACTGCGCACAAGCCTCTATTTATACGAAAGATAACGGGGCAACGCGCGTATATATCCCAGCTCATTATCCAATAGACGTGACAACCACCGCTGCCACCGTAACTCGTTCAGGTCAAAAGGCCACACAATGCGACTTAGAGCTCATTACTACTCCAGACAACGCTTACAAGCTCTCTGGTTGCTTGGTTGAGCGTAAGAAACCACTGCCACTCAAGTTTGCGATTCAAAATCCAGAGCTTTATACCTACCAAGTCGTGAGTTCACTGCTTAAAGAACTGAAAATCCAAGTTAAAGGTGATGTGATCCTTGGTAAAAAAGAGACAGCAGACAGAACAACGTTAGTCGCTAGCCACCATTCTGAAAAACTTCCAGAACTGCTCGATACCATGCTGAAGAAATCAGACAACCTAATTGCTGACAACCTTACCAAAACGCTAGGTGCGACATTTTATGTTCAACCGGGCAGCTTCAATAACGGCACTGAAGCGATAAAACAGATCTTACTGACTAAGGCCAACATTGATCTCAGCAAAGCGCAGCTAGTCGATGGTTCAGGTTTATCCAGAAATAACCGAATGAGATCGCAGACCATGGCACAGGTGCTTCGCTATATCTGGGAAAACGATCAACAACTCAACCTAATTGATGCAATGCCAACGTCAGGTATTGATGGAACGCTTAAGTATCGTCAAAGCATGCGAAAAGCGCCGATTCAAGGCAACATCATTGCCAAAAGCGGCTCTTTATACGGCAGTTACAACATGGCAGGGTTTGGTTTAGATAAATCAGGTAATCCAAATTCAATCTTCGTGCAGTTTGTTCGTGATTATTTCCCTGAAAAGCCAGATCCTGATAAACCAGTGGAAGCACCGATCACTCAGTTTGAACGCGCTTTCTACAAAGATGTAGTCGAGTTCAGTCAAACACAAAGCAAATCTAAGTAA
- the tnpA gene encoding IS200/IS605 family transposase, whose translation MSRYNQASHVFWRCQYHIVWTPKYRFRILKNNVGKEVYRCINVYCNQLGCEVVELNVQVDHVHLVVKVPPKLSISKLMGVLKGKIALKLFSKFPYLRRNKLWGNHFWQRGYFVDSVGVNEEIIRRYVRHQEKKERVEQQQLALD comes from the coding sequence ATGAGTAGATATAATCAAGCTTCCCACGTATTTTGGAGATGTCAATATCACATAGTGTGGACACCAAAGTATCGATTTAGGATTTTGAAAAACAATGTAGGTAAAGAAGTTTATCGGTGTATAAACGTTTACTGTAATCAACTTGGATGTGAAGTCGTTGAATTAAACGTTCAAGTTGACCACGTGCACTTGGTAGTAAAAGTTCCGCCTAAGTTATCGATATCCAAGTTGATGGGCGTATTGAAAGGCAAAATAGCTTTAAAACTCTTTAGTAAATTTCCATATTTAAGGAGAAACAAGCTCTGGGGTAACCATTTTTGGCAAAGGGGCTATTTTGTCGATAGCGTAGGGGTTAATGAAGAAATAATTCGACGCTATGTAAGACATCAAGAGAAAAAAGAGCGCGTGGAGCAGCAGCAACTGGCGTTGGACTAA
- a CDS encoding magnesium transporter, with protein sequence MTVMNNTFLSIEALYSEQDIQAVSNAFQQYGREQQVNLLNRMPLEDAVIVLGQCSLSTIQTLLSELEEQGFEKRSRHLAHQLGLIYSEVEPQQGYLSTGVMSHVRQRIGWIIALALLGIVSGLIIAQYEDILSQLVLLAIYMPVIAAAGGNTGTQAATLVIRALATGELKKRQWANVLWKEFRVAICLALAIAVVMIGRILLFSENQSTGGYDINMIALAIAVALFIQVTISTVLGGGLPIVARLFKLDPAVLVSPVLASIVDISGMWIYFTVVNSFLGIA encoded by the coding sequence ATGACGGTAATGAACAACACTTTTTTATCTATTGAAGCTCTGTACTCAGAGCAAGACATCCAAGCTGTATCGAATGCATTTCAACAGTATGGACGTGAACAACAAGTTAACCTTTTGAACCGCATGCCGCTTGAAGATGCGGTGATAGTACTTGGGCAATGTTCTCTTAGTACGATTCAGACTTTACTTAGTGAGCTAGAAGAGCAGGGCTTTGAGAAGCGCTCTCGACATCTAGCTCACCAACTAGGGCTGATCTACTCGGAGGTTGAGCCTCAACAGGGTTACCTTTCAACTGGGGTGATGAGCCACGTTAGACAGCGCATAGGTTGGATTATCGCCTTAGCACTGCTGGGTATCGTTTCTGGGCTTATCATCGCTCAGTATGAAGATATCCTTAGCCAGCTGGTACTTCTGGCGATTTATATGCCAGTAATCGCTGCTGCGGGTGGTAACACCGGAACACAAGCTGCGACTCTAGTGATTAGAGCCTTAGCCACCGGCGAGTTGAAAAAACGCCAATGGGCTAATGTTTTATGGAAAGAGTTTAGAGTTGCTATCTGCTTAGCACTTGCGATTGCAGTGGTGATGATTGGTCGTATTTTGCTGTTTAGCGAAAACCAATCAACTGGCGGTTATGACATCAACATGATTGCACTTGCGATTGCCGTAGCACTATTTATTCAGGTGACGATATCCACGGTGCTCGGTGGTGGGTTGCCGATCGTTGCTCGACTATTTAAGCTTGATCCTGCGGTGTTAGTGAGCCCAGTACTTGCATCGATAGTCGATATCTCAGGAATGTGGATCTATTTCACTGTCGTGAATTCCTTCCTCGGTATCGCTTAG
- the tyrS gene encoding tyrosine--tRNA ligase, whose protein sequence is MASIEAALAEIKRGVEELIPEDELIAKLKEGRPLRIKLGADPTAPDIHLGHTVIFNKLRAFQELGHEVTFLIGDFTAMVGDPSGKNSTRPPLSREDVLKNAETYKEQVFKILDPAKTQIRFNSEWLSELGAEGMIRLASNQTVARMLERDDFKKRYAGGQPIAIHEFMYPLLQGHDSVALESDVELGGTDQKFNLLMGRELQKAAGQKPQAVLMMPLLVGLDGVKKMSKSAHNYIGISEAPSEMFGKIMSISDDLMWSYYELLSFRPLEEVAELKAGVDAGKNPRDVKVLLAKEIIARFHSEADADAAEQEFVNRFAKNQVPDDMPEFEFEAGLPIANVLKEAGLVNSTSDAMRMIKQGAAKLEGEKIEDSKFVPEAGTAVYQVGKRKFARITIK, encoded by the coding sequence ATGGCGAGTATTGAAGCTGCACTAGCCGAGATCAAACGTGGCGTAGAAGAACTGATTCCAGAAGACGAACTGATTGCTAAATTAAAAGAAGGTCGTCCTTTACGCATTAAGCTGGGTGCCGATCCAACAGCTCCAGATATCCACCTAGGCCATACGGTTATCTTTAACAAGCTTCGTGCTTTCCAAGAGCTTGGTCATGAAGTGACATTCCTTATCGGTGATTTCACTGCAATGGTTGGTGACCCATCAGGTAAAAACTCAACGCGTCCACCGCTAAGCCGTGAAGACGTATTGAAGAATGCTGAAACTTACAAAGAGCAAGTATTCAAGATTCTAGATCCTGCGAAAACGCAAATTCGTTTCAACTCTGAGTGGCTATCTGAGCTTGGTGCTGAAGGCATGATTCGTCTTGCTTCTAACCAAACTGTTGCTCGTATGCTTGAGCGTGATGACTTTAAAAAGCGTTACGCTGGTGGTCAACCGATCGCAATCCACGAATTCATGTACCCACTTCTTCAAGGTCACGACTCTGTTGCACTAGAGAGCGACGTTGAGCTTGGCGGTACTGACCAGAAGTTTAATCTTCTAATGGGTCGTGAACTGCAAAAAGCAGCAGGTCAAAAACCACAAGCGGTACTGATGATGCCACTACTTGTAGGTCTAGATGGCGTTAAGAAGATGTCTAAGTCTGCGCACAACTACATCGGTATCAGCGAAGCACCAAGCGAGATGTTTGGTAAGATCATGTCTATCTCTGACGATCTAATGTGGAGCTACTACGAGCTACTGTCTTTCCGTCCACTTGAAGAAGTTGCGGAACTGAAAGCTGGCGTTGATGCAGGTAAAAACCCGCGTGACGTGAAAGTACTTCTAGCGAAAGAGATCATTGCTCGTTTCCACTCTGAAGCGGATGCTGATGCAGCTGAGCAAGAGTTCGTTAACCGTTTTGCTAAGAACCAAGTGCCAGATGATATGCCTGAATTCGAATTCGAAGCAGGCTTACCAATTGCTAACGTTCTAAAAGAAGCGGGTCTAGTAAACTCGACTTCTGATGCGATGCGTATGATCAAGCAAGGCGCAGCTAAGCTTGAAGGCGAGAAGATCGAAGACAGCAAATTCGTACCTGAAGCAGGTACTGCGGTTTACCAAGTTGGTAAGCGTAAGTTTGCTCGCATTACTATCAAGTAA
- a CDS encoding peptidoglycan DD-metalloendopeptidase family protein, with product MLSIFARLPILHRAFIAFFSAVIFVAIFLLPDVNSLRDDSGALVVGKHYPLTINASALVSSSDAPPTAVLNWEKYTVRSGESTSVLFERIGLSYRLLITLLNTNNDIKKQLSNLRPGDVLQFGFDENNDLIQLKRQLSAFESFKITKSGDSFSSSFDKKEVAYQYNYAEANITSNFWNAGVSAGLTANQIMELAGIFGWDIDFALDIRKNDSFKILYQEKVVEGEVIGRGKIMAAVFKNQGDSFTAVLDDKSGNYFDENGRAMKKAFLRSPIDFRRVTSNFNPHRKHPVTGKVRAHRGTDYAAPVGTPIWAAGDGIVQKSGYNQFNGNYVFIRHSNTYITKYLHMKRRMVKTGQRVKQGQTIGTLGGTGRVTGPHLHYEFLVNGVHKNARTVKLPQSKSLTGKAKATFIANSEIRLKNLERYGQLLATN from the coding sequence ATGTTGTCTATTTTTGCACGCCTTCCTATTTTGCACCGGGCTTTTATCGCATTTTTTAGTGCCGTAATTTTCGTCGCGATTTTCTTACTCCCCGACGTAAACAGTTTACGTGACGATTCGGGTGCTTTAGTCGTGGGAAAACATTATCCACTGACTATCAATGCATCTGCGCTGGTTAGCTCAAGTGACGCACCACCAACGGCAGTACTCAATTGGGAAAAATACACCGTTCGTTCTGGTGAAAGCACCTCTGTTTTATTCGAGCGCATTGGCCTCTCATACCGCCTGTTAATCACGCTACTCAATACCAATAATGATATTAAGAAACAGCTGTCTAACCTAAGACCTGGCGATGTATTGCAATTCGGCTTTGATGAAAACAACGACCTTATTCAGTTAAAACGACAACTTAGTGCTTTTGAAAGCTTCAAGATCACTAAATCTGGCGATTCGTTTTCTTCTAGCTTCGACAAGAAGGAAGTCGCCTATCAATACAACTATGCTGAAGCCAACATCACGTCTAACTTCTGGAATGCCGGCGTCAGTGCAGGCCTAACTGCAAACCAAATCATGGAACTGGCGGGTATTTTCGGTTGGGATATCGACTTTGCGTTGGATATTCGTAAGAACGACAGTTTCAAGATCTTGTATCAAGAGAAAGTGGTTGAAGGTGAAGTGATTGGTCGCGGTAAGATCATGGCAGCGGTGTTCAAAAACCAAGGTGATTCATTTACCGCGGTATTGGATGACAAGAGCGGCAACTACTTCGATGAAAATGGTCGAGCAATGAAGAAAGCCTTCCTACGCTCTCCGATTGATTTCCGTCGTGTAACATCGAACTTTAACCCACACAGAAAGCACCCCGTAACCGGTAAGGTTCGTGCTCACCGTGGTACTGACTATGCGGCTCCTGTTGGCACGCCTATCTGGGCTGCAGGCGATGGTATCGTGCAGAAGTCGGGTTATAACCAATTCAATGGTAATTACGTGTTCATCCGCCACAGCAACACCTACATCACTAAATACCTGCACATGAAACGACGCATGGTGAAAACAGGTCAGCGCGTAAAACAAGGCCAAACCATTGGTACTCTGGGTGGTACAGGTCGTGTTACTGGTCCGCACTTACACTATGAATTCTTGGTTAATGGCGTTCACAAGAATGCACGTACCGTGAAATTGCCACAATCCAAATCGCTAACCGGTAAAGCAAAAGCTACTTTCATTGCGAATTCAGAGATTCGATTGAAGAACCTTGAGCGATACGGTCAGTTGCTAGCAACTAATTAG
- a CDS encoding efflux RND transporter permease subunit produces MYSIIDAALSRARTMLSLLALILVAGVITYITIPKESSPDITIPIIYVSVGHQGISPTDAERLLVRPIEQELRSIEGVKEMTATAAEGHASVVLEFNVGVDLTKAMADVRDAVDLAKPKLPEDSDEPTVNEVTLASEQPVLSVVLFGTVPERTIVQIAREVGDKLESYRQILEVDIAGDREDIVEIIVDPLLMESYSLDQADIYNLIALNNRVVAAGFVDTGYGRFSVKVPSVFNSLKDVLELPIKVDGKQVVTFGDVATVRRAFRDPESFARLDGKAAVVLDIKKRAGENIIETVELVKAVMAGAQQQAEWPNNLLVKYTWDESKDVKIMLNDLQNNILSAIILVVIVIIAILGVRTALLVGISIPGSFLTGLLVLSVFGLTVNIVVLFSLIMAVGMLVDGAIVVTEFADRRMQEGEGRKAAYRDAAKRMAWPITASTATTLAAFAPLLFWPDVTGEFMKFLPLTLIATLTASLIMALLFVPVLGGLIGKPQYVSSQSQARMVALHNGDFSEATGLTKAYYHTLSIAIKHPFKILFSAILLAVAVGFTYSKAGLGAEFFPEVDPPFFNVKVRSHGDLSIQEKDDIMRDIEQMMLNHDEFDTVYTRTGGDDQIGLISITPVDWQYRRSVKAIIDELKVQTDQYAGVEIEFKFPDAGPPVENDLVIELSAKTPEQLNQAAKIVRGWADGNQALTNISDTASKDGIDWKVDISRDDAARFAADATLVGNTVQFVTNGLKIGDYLPDDSSEEVDILVRYPNDKRDIGRFDQLRVKTPAGLVPITNFAQIVPDHKQDTIKRLDGKRVVNIMADMEEGYNLALELPKIEQALSELGLPSSVEFRIRGQNEEQENSSAFLQSAFLVALAVMALILITQFNSFYQAFLILSAVLFSTVGVFVGLLIFQRPFGIVMSGIGVIALAGIVVNNNIVLIDTYNQLIKRGLDKRDAILRTGVQRLRPVMLTTVTTILGLMPMVLEMNIDLINQKIEFGAPSTQWWSQLATAIAGGLAFATVLTLVLTPCLLMLGREKKFEK; encoded by the coding sequence ATGTATTCAATTATTGATGCAGCCTTGTCTCGTGCTCGAACAATGCTCTCTCTTTTGGCGCTCATCTTGGTTGCAGGTGTCATTACCTATATCACGATCCCCAAAGAATCGAGCCCAGACATTACCATCCCGATTATCTACGTTTCAGTCGGGCACCAAGGGATCTCGCCAACGGATGCTGAGCGTCTTTTAGTTCGACCTATCGAGCAAGAACTGAGGTCGATTGAGGGCGTAAAAGAGATGACGGCAACCGCAGCAGAAGGCCACGCCTCTGTTGTGTTGGAGTTTAATGTTGGAGTCGATCTAACAAAGGCAATGGCGGATGTTCGTGACGCCGTTGATCTCGCCAAACCAAAGTTACCAGAAGACAGTGATGAGCCAACCGTAAATGAAGTCACACTCGCTTCTGAGCAGCCAGTACTTTCTGTTGTGTTATTCGGCACCGTTCCTGAACGCACTATCGTACAAATTGCCCGAGAAGTGGGAGATAAACTCGAAAGCTATCGCCAGATATTAGAGGTTGATATTGCGGGTGATAGGGAAGACATCGTTGAAATCATCGTTGATCCTCTATTGATGGAGAGCTACAGCCTAGATCAAGCTGATATCTACAATCTGATCGCTTTGAACAACCGAGTGGTTGCCGCGGGTTTTGTCGATACTGGCTATGGTCGTTTCTCGGTCAAAGTACCTTCGGTGTTTAATTCGTTAAAGGATGTGCTTGAGCTACCAATCAAAGTGGATGGTAAGCAGGTGGTAACTTTTGGTGATGTGGCGACAGTTCGTCGAGCGTTTCGAGATCCAGAGAGTTTTGCGCGTTTAGATGGTAAAGCTGCGGTTGTGTTGGACATTAAGAAGCGCGCAGGTGAGAACATCATCGAAACGGTTGAGTTAGTGAAAGCGGTAATGGCCGGGGCTCAGCAGCAAGCTGAATGGCCAAACAATCTATTGGTTAAATACACCTGGGATGAATCTAAAGATGTGAAGATCATGCTGAATGATCTGCAAAACAATATCTTATCCGCCATTATTCTAGTCGTGATTGTGATCATCGCGATTCTTGGTGTGCGTACTGCGTTATTGGTGGGCATCTCAATTCCTGGATCATTCCTCACGGGTTTATTGGTTCTGTCTGTATTCGGCTTAACCGTTAACATCGTGGTGCTGTTTTCTCTGATCATGGCGGTGGGGATGCTAGTAGACGGCGCTATTGTGGTGACTGAGTTTGCCGACCGGAGAATGCAAGAAGGGGAAGGGCGTAAAGCGGCCTATCGAGATGCAGCTAAACGAATGGCATGGCCTATAACGGCATCAACGGCTACAACTTTAGCGGCGTTTGCTCCACTCCTGTTTTGGCCAGATGTAACAGGCGAATTCATGAAATTCCTGCCACTCACTCTGATCGCTACGTTGACTGCTTCATTGATTATGGCGCTGTTGTTTGTGCCAGTGTTGGGTGGTTTGATTGGCAAACCGCAATACGTCTCGTCTCAGAGCCAAGCTCGAATGGTGGCTTTGCATAATGGTGATTTCTCAGAGGCGACTGGCTTAACCAAGGCGTATTACCACACACTGTCGATTGCGATTAAGCACCCATTTAAGATTCTGTTCAGTGCGATACTGCTCGCGGTTGCGGTTGGTTTCACGTATTCAAAAGCGGGGCTCGGTGCCGAGTTTTTCCCTGAAGTTGATCCGCCATTCTTTAACGTCAAAGTGCGCTCGCACGGTGATCTTTCTATTCAAGAAAAAGATGACATCATGCGCGATATTGAACAGATGATGCTGAATCATGACGAGTTCGATACCGTTTATACGCGTACCGGTGGTGACGACCAGATTGGTTTGATATCAATTACACCTGTCGATTGGCAATACCGCCGCAGTGTTAAAGCGATCATTGATGAATTAAAGGTGCAAACCGATCAATATGCTGGTGTCGAGATTGAATTCAAGTTCCCCGATGCTGGGCCTCCAGTTGAAAATGACTTGGTTATCGAGCTGTCGGCTAAAACACCTGAGCAACTCAATCAGGCAGCAAAGATCGTAAGAGGTTGGGCAGATGGTAATCAAGCGCTGACTAATATCAGCGACACTGCGAGTAAAGATGGCATCGATTGGAAGGTGGATATTAGCCGTGATGATGCCGCACGTTTTGCAGCTGACGCGACTTTAGTCGGCAATACCGTTCAATTCGTTACCAACGGTCTCAAGATTGGGGATTATCTGCCTGATGACTCATCAGAAGAGGTCGACATCTTGGTGCGTTACCCTAATGACAAGAGGGATATCGGACGCTTTGACCAGTTAAGAGTCAAAACGCCAGCAGGCTTAGTACCAATCACCAACTTTGCTCAGATTGTTCCCGACCATAAACAGGACACGATTAAGCGCCTCGATGGAAAGCGTGTGGTGAACATCATGGCGGATATGGAAGAGGGCTATAACCTTGCGCTCGAACTGCCAAAGATCGAGCAAGCGTTAAGTGAATTGGGGCTGCCGAGTAGTGTTGAGTTTCGGATCCGCGGCCAAAACGAAGAACAAGAGAACTCGTCAGCCTTCTTACAAAGTGCTTTCTTGGTGGCTTTAGCGGTAATGGCTTTGATTCTGATTACTCAGTTCAACAGTTTCTATCAAGCGTTCTTGATTCTAAGTGCCGTATTGTTCTCAACGGTTGGTGTGTTTGTTGGGTTGCTTATCTTCCAGCGTCCGTTTGGCATTGTTATGTCGGGTATCGGGGTCATCGCACTAGCAGGGATAGTGGTGAACAACAACATCGTGCTGATTGATACCTATAACCAATTGATTAAAAGAGGTTTGGACAAGCGAGATGCGATTCTAAGAACCGGTGTTCAGCGTCTAAGACCGGTCATGCTCACGACTGTTACGACTATCTTGGGTTTGATGCCGATGGTGTTAGAGATGAACATCGACCTGATTAATCAAAAGATAGAATTTGGCGCGCCAAGTACACAATGGTGGTCACAGCTAGCGACTGCTATTGCTGGCGGGTTGGCGTTTGCGACGGTACTGACCTTGGTACTAACACCGTGTCTGTTAATGCTAGGTCGAGAAAAGAAGTTTGAAAAATAA